TCGGATGCGGTTTATGTGCAGGCCTACGAAAAGATCTGCACGGAGGTTTTCTGGGATGGGCATGTGAGGGCCTTCACCTTTTTCGATGGCGTACCCTGCCGTATCAGCTACGACAACGAGCGGGTGATGGTGGCCAAGGTGATGAAGCGCCACCAACGCAAGCTCACCGACGGGTTCCTCCAGCTCCAGAGCCACTATCTGTTCAAGGAACACTTCTGCAACGTGGCCCGAGGTAACGAAAAGGGCGTGGTCGAATCGATGGTGCGCTATACTCGTTCCAACTTCATGGTTCCGGTGCCGGAGGTTCGTAGCTTTGATGAGCTCAACCGCATGCTTGAAGAGCGTTGCCGGGAGGAGCTTGGGCGTAAACTGCGGGGCAAGGACGGAACGAAGGGGCAGTTGCTGGCCGATGAGCGTGGCCGTTTTATTGATCTGCCGGTCGTGCCGTTCGAGTCCTGCCGGGTGCGAACCTGCACCGCCAGCTCCTTGTCGCTCGTGCGTTTCGACGGCAACGATTATTCGGTGCCCGTGCGCTACGCCCACTACGAAACGGTGGTCAAGGGCTATATCGACCGGATTGTGGTCTGCCGGGGCGATGAATGCATCGCCGAACATCCCCGGTTGTGGGGCAAGGCCGGCGTCCATTTCAACCCCGTGCACTATCTCGCACTGCTCGAACGCAAGCCCGGCGGGCTCGACCACGCCCGGCCATTGGAAGACTGGAAACTGCCATCCTGCTTTCGGGATCTGCGCAGCAGGCTGGAGGCCGATCTCGATGGCGAAGGAACCCGGGAGTACATCAAGGTGCTGCGTCTGCTCGAAAAGCATTCACCCAAGGAACTGGCCCGGGCCGTTGAGCAGGGGCTGCGTTGCGGGGCCTCCTCCCGAGACGCCATTGCCCAGTTCCTCATTCCCCGGCCGGAATGGCGATGCACCCGGTTCAGCCTCGACGGCCATGAGCATCTACGAGAGGTCCAGGTGGACTGCGTCGATGTGGCCGACTACAACCGTCTGCTCGGACAGGAGGTGGGCGCATGAGCACGAAGACCCCGTCGCATGTACTGCTCGAGCACTACCTTAAAACGCTGAAGCTGCCGAGTGTCCTGCGGGAGCACCGCAAGATGGCCTCGGTCTGCCAGGCCGAACGGGCCGATTACTCGACCTATTTGCTGCGGCTCATCGAACAGGAGATTCACGACCGGGAACAACGGGCCGCCGAACGCCGCCTCAAGTCCGCCCGTTTCCCCGTTGTGAAAACCCTCGACAGCTTCCGGTTCGAGGAGCAGCCCTCGATCAACCAGCCGCTGGTGAGGGAACTAGCCCATGGCGAGTTTATCAAGGAGCGGGAGAACGTGCTGCTGATCGGCAACAGCGGAACCGGAAAAACCCACCTCGCCACCGCCCTGGCCTTCGCCGCCTGCCAGATGGGCTTCAAGGTGCGGTTCTTCGGCGTCACCGCCCTGGTCACGCAGTTGCTCGAACGCCGGGAGGAAAGGCAGCTTGACCGGTTCTTCAAGCAACTCGAGCGCTCCGACCTGCTCGTGCTCGATGAACTCGGCTACGTTCCGTTCTCCAAGCTGGGGGCAGAACTGCTTTTCGAAGTCGTCAGCCGGGCCTACGAACGCACCAGCGTCGTGGTCACCACGAACCTGCCCTTCGAATCATGGACGGAGGTGCTGGGCTCGCAGCGGCTCACTGGCGCTTTACTCGATCGATTGACCCACCGGGTCCATATCCTCGAAGCCAATGGTGAAAGTTTCAGGCTGCAGGACTCATTGCGCCGCCGGGGACAACGGCAGAAAACAAAGAAACCGTAGGAGCAATTGACACCCGCAAGGAAGCGGGGTAATTAACGAAAAAGTGTTACACTTTTGGGCCGCCGCCCGGTGCACTTTTCAACCGGCGTTTACAGTTTGTTCCGCATCGCGCGCAGCCCTGCTGACCGGTCGCTATCCACAGCGGTCGGGCATTAAAGGGGCGTTGTTTCCCTGGTCGAAAAACGGGCTTCCGGCTTCAGAAACAACATTGGCGGAAATGCTGAAAACTCAGGGGTATGCAACCGGTATGGCAGGAAAATGGCATTTGGGCCATTTACCTGAATTCCTTCCGGTAAACCACGGCTTTGATGAATGGTTGGGGCTGCCGTATTCCAATGATATGTGGCCGGTTGATTTTGATGGGGTGCCTCTTCCGGAAGATCACCGGAAAAAGAAATATTCACCGCTTCCTCTCATTGATGGACTGGAGACTGTGGATACGATTGATACGCTGGAGGATCAGGGGATGCTGACCCCTCGGTATACAGAGCGGGCAGTGGACTTTATCCGGCGCAGCAAGGAAAAGCCGTTTTTCCTCTATTTAGCCCACAGCATGCCGCATGTGCCGATCTATGCTTCGCCGCGTTTTCTGGGGAAAAGCGGCGCGGGGCTCTATGGGGATATGATGATGGAAATCGACTGGTCGGTCGGTGAAGTCATGAACGCCTTGGATGACGCCGGTGTTGCGGGAAATACGCTGGTGATTTTTACCAGTGACAATGGCCCCTGGTTAAACTTCGGGGATCATGGGGGCACCTGCGATGGTTTGCGTGAAGGCAAAGGAACCGCATTTGAAGGCGGTATGCGTGTGCCGTGCATCATGCGGTGGCCGGCTGGAATGCCGGCAGAAAAGACGTGCGATGAATTTGCATCCACACTGGACCTTTTTCCAACCCTTGGAACGTTGGCTGACGCAAAGCTTCCGAAAACAAAGTTGGACGGCATTGATATTTCAGTACTTCTGGCCGGCGAGACTTCGCTGAAGCAAAAGCGCGAATTCTGGTATTATTATGGAACGCCCTTGTGCGGTGTTTCTGACGGTCGTTGGAAGCTTGTGCTTCCACACAAGCATCGGTCCTATGTGGGGGTTGAACCGCGGAATGGAGGGCATCCCGGGCCGTATGCCAAGGGCGTTGCAAAGAAAGCGCTCTATGACCTGGAAAAGGATCCCGGAGAGGCAAATGATCTGCAGGATCAATATCCTGAAATTATGGAACGACTTGAGAAGATGGCCGCGCGGGCGCGCGCTGATCTGGGTGATGTGGAGAAGGGGAGTAAATAATGAAAAACTGGATAATGATAGCTTTGCTTTTAGGCACTCAGGCCTTTGCTGAACGTTCGCGTCTGCCGAACATTATTTATATTCTCGCGGATGATCTCGGCTATGGGGATCTGGGCTGTTATGGGCAGGAAAAAATCAAGACTCCGAATATTGACCGGATTGCGGCGGAGGGGATGAAATTTACCCAGCATTACAGCGGGCAGGCGGTCTGTGCGCCGTCGCGCTGTTCTTTCCTGACGGGATTGCATCAGGGGCATGCGTATATCCGGAATAACAAAGAGCTTCCGCATGAAGGACAGACGCCGATTCCAGCCGATACGTTTACCATTGCGAAAATGCTGAAGACCAAAGGCTATGCCACCGCGTGTGTAGGAAAATGGGGGCTGGGCTATCCAGGGAGTGAAGGTGATCCGAACCATCAGGGTTTTGATCTTTTTTTCGGCTATAACTGTCAACGGCATGCGCACCAGTATTACCGCGACTATCTATGGAAAAATGACACGAAGGTTTTGTATCCGGATAATAAGGATATCGAAGGGTCGAACTATGCGGCCGATGAAATGCGTAAAGAAGCATTGGCCTTTGTGGAAGAACATAAGGATCAGCCGTTTTTTCTCTATTGGGCCACGCCCATTCCCCATGTGTCGCTTCAGGTTCCTGACGAATCGCTAAAGCAGTATGAAGGGCAGTGGCCGGAGACTCCGTTTAAAGGCCGGTACAGGCCGGAAACAGGCCAGGGCTATACCGGGCATGAAACGCCCCGCGCAGCCTATGCGGCCATGGTTTCCCATATGGACCGGAATATCGGCCGGTTGCTGGATCAGCTTGATGCTCTGGGGCTTGCTGAAAATACGCTGCTGATTTTTACGAGCGACAATGGCGCTTCTTCGGCCGGCGGGGCGGATTATAAATTTTTCAACAGCACGGGCGGCTTGCGCGGTAAAAAGGGGCAGCTCTATGAAGGTGGAATCCGGGTTCCTTTTCTGGCCAAGTGGCCGGGACATGTTGGCGCGGGAACGACCAGCGATCATATTTCGGCCTTCTGGGATATGCTTCCAACCTTTGGAGAAATTACGGGTGCGGAGGTGCCGGACGGTTTGGATGGGATCAGTCTGCTGCCGGAGCTGACGGGTCGGCCTCAGGCGGCTCACGATTTTTTATATTGGGAATTTAATGCCCGGAATTATAACGGCGGTCAGGTTGCGGTTCGAATGGGCGACTGGAAGGGTATTAAGGTGAACCAGTTGAAAGGTAAGCGGGGACATCTCGAGCTGTATAACCTGAACATTGATGCTGCAGAACAAAAGGATGTGGCCAATACATATCCGGAAATTTGTCGAAAAATGGAGGAGATCATCCGTCGTGAACACGTGCCTTCGAAGCTATTTCCCTTCGCAAGCCTGGATGATTGATCAATTGCTTTCCACGGTAAATGTCCAGATGTCCCCTTCGATGATTGAGTTGTCCGGCATAATGGCATCCACCCGCCAGGTATAGGTTTGACCAGGTTGTAACTGGCCGGGATCAATAATATTGGAGGCGGTTACCTCAACTCGGCCTTTGTGGTCTTTTCCGGCATTCATGAAATTTACAATATGTTTTGTGGCTTTATAGGCACCAAGAAACATCAGGTCGGCATTGCTTTTTATAGCCATGGATTTGTTTGGCGGAATGGGGGTTGAGGCCCTTTTCTGCCGACGTCCGGGAATCCAGTATGTTTCGTCGTTTGCTTCATAGGCGCCGATATCCGGAGCACTTCCGACATAGTCGGGAATCTGAACCTGAATATGTTCTCCGGGCAACTGCGTAATATTGAAACCGGCATCAATCAGGGGGGATCCCGGCTTCGGCCGAAAATCGAGATGTTCCGGATCCCGCAGGTTGTTTACCACGGAGCCGGCTCCTGTTAGGTTATGTTCAAGTCGTGCATTCAGTTTTTCATCCGGCTTCCGCGTGCTCCAGGCGACCATGGTGTCCGCCAGCGTATTACAAACCAGGGTGTTCTGATTGTGAGGAGGTGTATTTCCGTAACCGTTCGGAACTGCAAAGACCGTGTCGTGAAAGGTGTTGTTAAACAACAAATGATGATCGCCCTTAAATTTGCTTCCGCCATGACCTAGGTTGAACACCACGTTATGGTGAACACAACCCTCGGAACCCATACGGGAAGTGGTGGAATCAAAACGAATACCCTGCCGATTGGTGTCGTGCACCCAGTTGTGGCGAACCACGGTTCCGATCTGCGATCCGGTTCCGATATTAATGGCTGATCCATCGTGTTGCAGATTACCCATATTCCAGAGGCGGTTGTATTCCACGGTGGAGCCGGGACCGGGGCGGATACCTTCTGAGTTTCCGCCGGAATGAATGGTGTTGCCGCGTATGATGGCCCCGCGTCCGGTCGGAATGGATCCGCTTCCGCCGCTGGAATTCACATCCCATTCAATATTATGGATATAACAGTTCTCCAGAATGCTCCCCGGACTGTCGATATAGATGGCGGGAGAATTCGGGTAGGCAATCTCGCAGTTACGAATGATGTTTCCAAACGGACCTTCGCCTTCGTTTAATACATGGGTCATTACATTGGCCCGCGACTTATAGCGTTGTTTACGTTTATCATCCGGATCATTGCTGGTTTCATAAAACCAGCCGAATTCTCCGAGCATAAATTTATGGGTTGAGGGATAAGAAAGCGTGCTGTTCTCAATGATGACGTGGCTACATTCGGTCATGGAAAAAGTGCTGGCAAAAAATTCCAGTCCCTGGAAAATCAGGTTTGAGCATTCGGAAATCTTAAGGCTGAAATCGCGCGTTTTTCCAGAGATTGGAAGTTTATTGGGATTCCTGTCATCCGCTGCCCGGAAATAGGCGGTTTCTGATTCGGCGTCATACCACCATTCATTAGGTTGGTCCAGTGCGGGCAGGCCGAGGATGTAGTAGGCGACATATTTCGACATGCGTGTGCCGGTTTGATCGTATTCAAACCAGTCCTGTCCGGCTTTATGTTGTGTAATCGGCCGCGACCAGGTCAGCCAATGGCCGAGATTAAGAACGGCGACCGCTCCCGTGAAATCAGTTTTTGTTTCCGCCAGGGTGGTCTGGTTCACATGCTCTTTGACTTTAAGCTTAACCACACCTTCATCATCGGAACCGTTACTGTGTGGTTCGGGATTACGATCGCTGATGATGCCGTCCGCCGTTTTTCCGGAAAACTGTCCTTTGGCAAATGTCCGGTCGGTAAAGCGCATCGATTCCTCCATGCGCCAGATTGAGCCGTCATCAAACGAGGTATTCGGCCAACGGGCCACGTAGACCAGCTTACTGCCGGAAAAGAGCTGCCAGACCGGTTCTTTCAGCCGCATCCTGTAAATGCCGTTTTTCCATCGGCTCCACTTTGCGGGCAGAATCATCGTCCCATCCATTACTGCCCGTTCTCCGGGCCATACTTTGAATGAGATGGGGTTGTCAGCCGTTCCATGGAGCCCGGAAATTAGAGATGTTGTCTGATATCTCCCATTCCGTAACCAGCAGATATCGCCGGGCTGAAGCTCCTCAGTCGCTTTTTCAAGCGTTTGAAACGGACTGGATATACTCCCGTTATTGCGGTCACTCCCTTTGGACGGAGAGACGTGATATTCCGCACTCCATGAAACCTGTAGAGAGAGCGTGAATGTGATCGTCAAAACTGTGGATATGGGTTTCATTACTAATTAAACCCCAGGAATGAGCTTAATTTTGATAAGTTTCTGCATGTACCAAGTCCAAAGGTGGTCGGTACGGAAACTAATCTGAGCGGAAAATGACCGTGATCATTGGGCGAAATTAAAGAATCCATCTGAAATGAAATCCGAATTGAGTTGGCAAGGGGGTGGTAGTGAGTGCTGTTTCGATAGAAAGTGAGCAGATTCCCGCTGTCAGGGTGTGACGGATTAGACGCTCATGATGAGCGGATAGTGGTGTGTTGATGATGCTGGTGGGAGTAGGGTTAAGCGGCGGCCCTGTAGTAATACGAGATCACTCCGCCGAGACGTTGCTCCCTTTTAATCTCACCCTTTTCGGTAGGGCGGAAGTCAACATCAAGCACCTTGTTATCAATCTCTTTTCCCTGATGAGGACGGTGGAAATTGTAGTAATCAAGCCACTCTCTGTTAATGTGGTTCAAATGATCAAGGCTGAAGCAGATAAAGTGGTTAAGACATTGTTTCTTAACGATGGCGATGCCGGCTTCCGCGTATCCATTCGCTTGAGGAGTGCGTGGCGGTGTTTTAACAATTTTTGTTCCTGCAGCCTTCCAGAGTTCATCAAACGAAAAGGCATATTTGGTATCCCTGTCGCGGATAAGATGAGTAGCTTTTATACCAATCTCGTCCAGCCATATCGAGGCGTTACGCGCTTGTTGGTTTACCCATTCTTCAGTCGGGTTAAAGGTCGCTGGACTCATAAACACACGGCGACTGCCAAGGTGAATAAACATCAGTACGTAGGCATTAACTTTTCCTTTGAAGGTGTAGATCGGTTTCGTGAAAAAGTCACATGCAATCAAAGTATCCATATGGGAGCTAATGAACTGATTCCATGTACTGGAGGGCAACCTTCGGCCTTTGTCGGGAACTGGGTGGTGCCCTTCCCGTTTAAGGATGTCGCTGATGGTCGTGATGCCGATTCGTATGCCCAGTTTTTTCAATTCGCCATAAATCCGTTCATATCCCCATGTGATGTTCTCGGTGGCGAACTGCATAACCAGGTTTATAGTTGCTTGTGGTGTGCGCGGTCTTCCCGGTCGTTTACGCTGGGTTTCTTTCGGTCTGCGCCATTTGTGATAGGTTGCGGGCTGAACAACGAGCATCACGTCGGAGATGTCATGATCAAGCTGTTTGCCAAGGCGAAGCAGCTCAGCTCGTTCCTTAGGTGTCGTGTAAATCTTGGAATCATCAATCCTGCTTCGCAGCATTCTAACCTGATAAGTCAGCAATTGAAGCCGGGCATCGTATCGAGGACGGAATTTCTCCTGAAGAAGCATCATGAAGACCTGAATAATACTCAAATAACCGCTCATCTACCCTTACACCCCGTAAATCAAAACAGACTCTACTCCAACCTGTTAAGTCAGAGGACATGTTTTCGTACCCCTCGGAAACTCAATGAATTCATGAACCTACCGAAGAGGAAGGTTCTGAGCCACTCCAAAGCCGGATTAGAAGACGAAAAAATCCAGCGAAAGATGTCTGGAATGCCATTCGCACAACTGGGGTTGAAAGGGGGCTCAAGTTCGCCTTTCCATCCAATCAGGAGTAGCTGGTTGGATGGTGATTCAAAAAGCGAAAATCGGGTCGATTTGGCTCAGTTTCGCACTTTTTTGATGCAACTCGTTGTCTTCACGGAACTTAAATTTCGGAAAACCAAGTTCGCATTACCATCATGATCGTACCGACCCGAATGGAGAGTCGTTATAGAGAAGTTCGCATTACCATCCACTTTAAGCTGCATTTAAACCATGAAGCGCGTTGCATGTCGTTTCTTTATCAACCTTGTAATCAATATGATACATGAATGTGTCTGGGTGTCAATAAGCGGTGCAACTTTCTGAAAAACGGTGAGTTTTGCTGGGCAAAACCCGAAGTTTCCCCCGAAGTTTTACAGAGCCATTTTTGATGAATTGAGAGTTTCTGAGAATTCGTTCGCGGGAAACGCCGATGATGAATACGGCGAGATCCATATCCAGAAAATGGACAGTGGTCTCATGCCTCTGGTATTCCGGAATGACCACTCTCCGATTTGAACCTGTCAGCTCAGCGGATAAAGCAATAGAGTCAGATATATTGGTTCCAATATATAGCATCTTTCATACGGGTTTATGGGTATTGCTCCCAAAGAGGTCGTCAAAAGGCTCCAGGCGTTGATCGAAACACCGGTGTTTCAGAGCACCAGTGACATTTCCGGAGCCTTCTCTTTTTCGCGGAAGCTGCGTAAAATATTACATGCTCTCTACTGCCATTGGCCCGAGGACGCCCATGTTGAAGAAAACGGCTCGCCGGATAGTTGGGCTTCTACCATTGGACGGAAGAAACCGTGAAGAATACGGATTACTTCTCGAAAGCTGGCTGGAGCGATGTCCTCAAGTTCCTGCTTGCGGACAAAGGCGGCCCATTGTTCTTCTTTCCCGAATGATTCCGGGAATTCTTCTAAAAAGAAACGAGGGTTCAGGTCGAGCGGGGTTTCGCGCTGTTCAAAGGTGGCAACACAGGCTTTTTGCAGTTCTTCTCCGGCAATTTCCTCATGCTGGATGATATTCCAGACATCGTAAAAATCTTTCATGCGGCTGTTGAGCTCGCCCAGTTTGATCATCGCCTCAAATTTTTCGGCGATTACGGTCAGTTGGTGATAGCACCGCAGTTCCGGAGCAGGGAAGTCCAGCAGGGTGGGTACGGTTGCCTCAATAGCACCGGGAACCAACGCATCGCCGAATCCGATGTCGATTTGTATTGGAATGCGACTTTGCCCGATAAATGCAAACCCCCGAATCCGGACGCCTTCATAGTCGGCATCTTCTTTAATCCGTTCCGCCCGAATGTTGTCGCTGTCAAATTCGATACCGTCCCCTTCAACATGGGTCTTGCAAATCTCTTGGGCGATGGCTGTCAGGTTGTCGAGCGAGTTTTCCGTGAAGCCGAGCAGATCGATGTCTTTGGTGCTGCGCCGGCCATAGTCCGGTTCCCAGACCATGAAAAGAAGGGCGCCTTTCAGGACGAAATTTTCCGAATGCTCCGATTTTGAAAGCCGGTAAAGAAAGCGCTCCATGGCATAGCGGGAAAGCAGACGGTTGAAGTCTTCTCCATGCTCTTTTGCATAATTGCGCAGGCGTTGGAAAACGGAGTGAGCAAGGTTGCTGGGAGTGGGGTTGCTCATACAATGGCCTCCATGTAAGGGCGCATTACATTATACATACGGCAGGCTTTTGCGGCTTCGACCAGTTCATCGGCAGTGGCTTTTCGATCCCTCCAGACTTCTTTAAGAGCTTCGAGGGCTACATCCATGCCGATTTTGTTGCGGAATTTAAAACAATCCGCGACGGTTTTTGCCGGACTGTAGACCTTTAGAGGTACCCCGTTTTCAATATGTTCCTGTATGCCGAACGAGTAGGCGGTTCCTGTGACATAGGTGAGATTAAGCGGGTATTCGACGGTCGGCTTCCATGTGCTTTTGGGAACACTGATCCAGATGACATGTGGGCTTTGGGTTCCGATGTTGTGAAAGGACAGGGCCGACAGCAGACAGAATACGGCGCTTGGAATGCGCTTGGCGACTTCTTCCAGTTCGTAGTTTTGGGTTATTGGCGCGTCGATGCGCGCATACAGCCCCCTGGAGCGTCTCTCAAGTTGGCCGGATTTACACAGTATTGAAAGGTAGGCACGCGGGATGCCGGCGGCCTCAACATCGCGCGGACGGATAATTCCCCTCTGGTCTGCCAGTTTCAGTATCTGTTCTGTTCGCGTCATTACATCTTTCCGTTTCCAAGGTATATATGCATAAGTAACTTGGATTGGCAAACATTGGTTCTGCTTAAATTTAAGTGATGATGACGGCCGCGGTTGAGATCGTTATGGAGTACTATTTCAAACCCCAGCGCGCCCAGTTAAAACAAGCCCTCCAACGCAACATGCCCAGCATGCTTACGTTCGGGGT
This DNA window, taken from Pontiella desulfatans, encodes the following:
- the istA gene encoding IS21 family transposase; translated protein: MQWWTDIRRKVLVEGVSKRQVKAEYRIHTKTLEKILAHPTPPGYRMAQPRPKPMIGPFLGRIDEILRQDRELPKKQRHTAKRIFDRLKEEGYTGGYTQVKDAVRNARVRLKDVYIPLAHRPGEAQMDFGYALAKINGQLRKVAFFVMSLPYSDAVYVQAYEKICTEVFWDGHVRAFTFFDGVPCRISYDNERVMVAKVMKRHQRKLTDGFLQLQSHYLFKEHFCNVARGNEKGVVESMVRYTRSNFMVPVPEVRSFDELNRMLEERCREELGRKLRGKDGTKGQLLADERGRFIDLPVVPFESCRVRTCTASSLSLVRFDGNDYSVPVRYAHYETVVKGYIDRIVVCRGDECIAEHPRLWGKAGVHFNPVHYLALLERKPGGLDHARPLEDWKLPSCFRDLRSRLEADLDGEGTREYIKVLRLLEKHSPKELARAVEQGLRCGASSRDAIAQFLIPRPEWRCTRFSLDGHEHLREVQVDCVDVADYNRLLGQEVGA
- the istB gene encoding IS21-like element helper ATPase IstB, encoding MSTKTPSHVLLEHYLKTLKLPSVLREHRKMASVCQAERADYSTYLLRLIEQEIHDREQRAAERRLKSARFPVVKTLDSFRFEEQPSINQPLVRELAHGEFIKERENVLLIGNSGTGKTHLATALAFAACQMGFKVRFFGVTALVTQLLERREERQLDRFFKQLERSDLLVLDELGYVPFSKLGAELLFEVVSRAYERTSVVVTTNLPFESWTEVLGSQRLTGALLDRLTHRVHILEANGESFRLQDSLRRRGQRQKTKKP
- a CDS encoding sulfatase family protein, which codes for MLHFWAAARCTFQPAFTVCSASRAALLTGRYPQRSGIKGALFPWSKNGLPASETTLAEMLKTQGYATGMAGKWHLGHLPEFLPVNHGFDEWLGLPYSNDMWPVDFDGVPLPEDHRKKKYSPLPLIDGLETVDTIDTLEDQGMLTPRYTERAVDFIRRSKEKPFFLYLAHSMPHVPIYASPRFLGKSGAGLYGDMMMEIDWSVGEVMNALDDAGVAGNTLVIFTSDNGPWLNFGDHGGTCDGLREGKGTAFEGGMRVPCIMRWPAGMPAEKTCDEFASTLDLFPTLGTLADAKLPKTKLDGIDISVLLAGETSLKQKREFWYYYGTPLCGVSDGRWKLVLPHKHRSYVGVEPRNGGHPGPYAKGVAKKALYDLEKDPGEANDLQDQYPEIMERLEKMAARARADLGDVEKGSK
- a CDS encoding arylsulfatase, whose amino-acid sequence is MKNWIMIALLLGTQAFAERSRLPNIIYILADDLGYGDLGCYGQEKIKTPNIDRIAAEGMKFTQHYSGQAVCAPSRCSFLTGLHQGHAYIRNNKELPHEGQTPIPADTFTIAKMLKTKGYATACVGKWGLGYPGSEGDPNHQGFDLFFGYNCQRHAHQYYRDYLWKNDTKVLYPDNKDIEGSNYAADEMRKEALAFVEEHKDQPFFLYWATPIPHVSLQVPDESLKQYEGQWPETPFKGRYRPETGQGYTGHETPRAAYAAMVSHMDRNIGRLLDQLDALGLAENTLLIFTSDNGASSAGGADYKFFNSTGGLRGKKGQLYEGGIRVPFLAKWPGHVGAGTTSDHISAFWDMLPTFGEITGAEVPDGLDGISLLPELTGRPQAAHDFLYWEFNARNYNGGQVAVRMGDWKGIKVNQLKGKRGHLELYNLNIDAAEQKDVANTYPEICRKMEEIIRREHVPSKLFPFASLDD
- a CDS encoding right-handed parallel beta-helix repeat-containing protein is translated as MDGTMILPAKWSRWKNGIYRMRLKEPVWQLFSGSKLVYVARWPNTSFDDGSIWRMEESMRFTDRTFAKGQFSGKTADGIISDRNPEPHSNGSDDEGVVKLKVKEHVNQTTLAETKTDFTGAVAVLNLGHWLTWSRPITQHKAGQDWFEYDQTGTRMSKYVAYYILGLPALDQPNEWWYDAESETAYFRAADDRNPNKLPISGKTRDFSLKISECSNLIFQGLEFFASTFSMTECSHVIIENSTLSYPSTHKFMLGEFGWFYETSNDPDDKRKQRYKSRANVMTHVLNEGEGPFGNIIRNCEIAYPNSPAIYIDSPGSILENCYIHNIEWDVNSSGGSGSIPTGRGAIIRGNTIHSGGNSEGIRPGPGSTVEYNRLWNMGNLQHDGSAINIGTGSQIGTVVRHNWVHDTNRQGIRFDSTTSRMGSEGCVHHNVVFNLGHGGSKFKGDHHLLFNNTFHDTVFAVPNGYGNTPPHNQNTLVCNTLADTMVAWSTRKPDEKLNARLEHNLTGAGSVVNNLRDPEHLDFRPKPGSPLIDAGFNITQLPGEHIQVQIPDYVGSAPDIGAYEANDETYWIPGRRQKRASTPIPPNKSMAIKSNADLMFLGAYKATKHIVNFMNAGKDHKGRVEVTASNIIDPGQLQPGQTYTWRVDAIMPDNSIIEGDIWTFTVESN
- a CDS encoding integrase core domain-containing protein — translated: MSGYLSIIQVFMMLLQEKFRPRYDARLQLLTYQVRMLRSRIDDSKIYTTPKERAELLRLGKQLDHDISDVMLVVQPATYHKWRRPKETQRKRPGRPRTPQATINLVMQFATENITWGYERIYGELKKLGIRIGITTISDILKREGHHPVPDKGRRLPSSTWNQFISSHMDTLIACDFFTKPIYTFKGKVNAYVLMFIHLGSRRVFMSPATFNPTEEWVNQQARNASIWLDEIGIKATHLIRDRDTKYAFSFDELWKAAGTKIVKTPPRTPQANGYAEAGIAIVKKQCLNHFICFSLDHLNHINREWLDYYNFHRPHQGKEIDNKVLDVDFRPTEKGEIKREQRLGGVISYYYRAAA
- a CDS encoding nucleotidyl transferase AbiEii/AbiGii toxin family protein translates to MSNPTPSNLAHSVFQRLRNYAKEHGEDFNRLLSRYAMERFLYRLSKSEHSENFVLKGALLFMVWEPDYGRRSTKDIDLLGFTENSLDNLTAIAQEICKTHVEGDGIEFDSDNIRAERIKEDADYEGVRIRGFAFIGQSRIPIQIDIGFGDALVPGAIEATVPTLLDFPAPELRCYHQLTVIAEKFEAMIKLGELNSRMKDFYDVWNIIQHEEIAGEELQKACVATFEQRETPLDLNPRFFLEEFPESFGKEEQWAAFVRKQELEDIAPASFREVIRILHGFFRPMVEAQLSGEPFSSTWASSGQWQ
- a CDS encoding type IV toxin-antitoxin system AbiEi family antitoxin domain-containing protein, which gives rise to MTRTEQILKLADQRGIIRPRDVEAAGIPRAYLSILCKSGQLERRSRGLYARIDAPITQNYELEEVAKRIPSAVFCLLSALSFHNIGTQSPHVIWISVPKSTWKPTVEYPLNLTYVTGTAYSFGIQEHIENGVPLKVYSPAKTVADCFKFRNKIGMDVALEALKEVWRDRKATADELVEAAKACRMYNVMRPYMEAIV